The following are encoded together in the Citrus sinensis cultivar Valencia sweet orange chromosome 1, DVS_A1.0, whole genome shotgun sequence genome:
- the LOC102623459 gene encoding probable nucleoredoxin 3: MARDNDQSKFIDSSDFLTVLASEGVEFLLSRQGKVPLSSCGGKTICLFFSANWCRPCKTFTPQLVQLYDTLRTRGTELEVIFISFDHDENGFEEHFKCMPWLAVPFDETLHKKLRIRYRVDRIPSLIPLASDGTLIEEDLIGLIEDYGADAYPFTRKRREELKAIDDSKRQGGKLEQLLAIEGRDYVLSRDHRKITVSELAGKTIGLYFGAHWCPPCRSFTSQLIEVYDKLKTTANHCFEVVLVSTDRDHKEFDLNHSIMPWLAIPYEDRARQDLCRIFNIKGIPALVLIGPDGKTISTNGKEMISLYGAKAFPFTESRIAEIETALKKEGDALPREVKDVKHEHELKLDMAKAYVCDCCKMRGRFWAFSCDVCNYDLHPKCVEGINLNL; the protein is encoded by the exons ATGGCAAGAGACAACGATCAATCCAAATTTATTGACAGCAGCGACTTTCTGACAGTCTTAGCATCTGAAGGTGTAGAGTTCCTTCTTTCTCGTCAAGGAAAG GTACCCTTGTCATCATGTGGTGGCAAGACAATTTGCCTCTTCTTCTCTGCTAACTGGTGCAGACCATGTAAAACTTTTACTCCACAATTGGTGCAACTTTATGACACGCTAAGAACCAGAGGTACAGAGCTGGAAGTTATCTTCATTTCCTTTGACCATGATGAGAATGGATTCGAGGAGCACTTCAAGTGTATGCCCTGGCTTGCTGTTCCATTTGATGAAACCttgcataaaaaattaagaatcaGGTATCGAGTTGATCGCATCCCATCGCTCATTCCATTAGCTTCAGATGGGACATTAATTGAAGAAGACTTGATCGGATTGATTGAAGACTATGGAGCTGATGCATATCCTTTCACCAGAAAGAGAAGGGAAGAATTGAAGGCTATTGATGATTCCAAGAGGCAGGGAGGGAAATTAGAACAGCTTTTGGCAATTGAAGGACGAGATTATGTTCTTTCTAGAGATCATAGAAAG ATAACAGTATCTGAACTTGCTGGGAAGACTATAGGACTTTACTTTGGTGCACATTGGTGCCCTCCTTGTCGTTCTTTCACTTCTCAACTTATAGAGGTCTACGACAAGCTCAAAACCACAGCAAATCACTGCTTTGAAGTTGTTTTAGTCTCTACAGATCGAGACcacaaagaatttgatctcAATCATAGTATCATGCCATGGCTGGCAATTCCTTATGAGGACAGGGCACGACAAGACCTGTGTAGAATCTTCAACATCAAAGGGATTCCGGCTTTAGTCCTAATTGGACCAGATGGGAAGACAATTAGCACAAATGGGAAGGAGATGATCTCCCTGTATGGTGCTAAAGCTTTTCCATTTACAGAGTCAAGGATTGCAGAAATAGAAACAGCCTTGAAAAAGGAAGGAGATGCATTGCCTCGAGAAGTGAAGGACGTGAAGCATGAACATGAACTAAAACTAGACATGGCCAAAGCTTACGTATGTGACTGCTGCAAAATGAGAGGGAGGTTCTGGGCATTCTCTTGTGATGTGTGCAACTATGACCTTCATCCTAAATGTGTGGAAGGAATAAACCTTAATTTGTAA